The proteins below are encoded in one region of Fimbriimonadaceae bacterium:
- a CDS encoding 2-oxo acid dehydrogenase subunit E2, which translates to MTEVIMPKMGDGMEEGTLIEWLKKDGEDVRSGEIIGTIQTDKATLELESPGSGKLTGFLIGAGDTVPVGRPIAAILAGEERLPSGWGSGESKAPAPAEAPASLPKAERPSNGATEHQPAPSAERQGSDRIKASPLAKRIASEAGIDLGTVTGTGPGGRIVEADVRAAQAAGPATSSAPVRAKSAGPAPADRKVSLNKIRALTAKRTVESKREAPHFYVTVEVDVDRLMALREFFKAEESGAVSVNDFVVAACARALRDMPEVNASFGGDHVLEHGHVNIGLAVALDDGLTLPVLRDADQMTLREIAVASKDLSKRARENKLSLEELSGATFSISNMGMLNVDSFSAIIVGPNAAILAISTARKKPVVVDEEDDEIEVRWRMNVTCSFDHRVVDGAVGAKFVNTVRRYLESPTRLLQ; encoded by the coding sequence ATGACCGAAGTGATCATGCCCAAGATGGGCGACGGGATGGAGGAGGGCACACTCATTGAGTGGCTCAAGAAGGACGGCGAGGACGTTAGGTCGGGCGAGATAATCGGCACGATCCAGACCGACAAGGCGACTTTGGAGCTGGAGTCTCCGGGGTCGGGCAAATTGACCGGGTTCTTGATCGGCGCTGGCGACACCGTCCCCGTGGGCCGGCCCATCGCGGCGATCCTCGCTGGCGAGGAGAGGCTCCCCTCCGGTTGGGGCTCGGGCGAATCGAAAGCCCCGGCCCCGGCCGAAGCCCCTGCCAGTCTGCCGAAGGCCGAGCGGCCCTCCAACGGCGCCACCGAGCACCAACCTGCGCCCTCCGCCGAGAGGCAAGGCTCCGATAGGATCAAGGCGAGCCCGCTCGCCAAGCGAATCGCCAGTGAGGCAGGCATCGATCTCGGCACTGTCACCGGCACCGGGCCGGGTGGGCGAATCGTCGAAGCGGACGTCCGCGCGGCCCAGGCCGCGGGCCCGGCTACGTCCTCCGCGCCAGTCCGGGCAAAGTCCGCTGGACCTGCGCCCGCCGACCGAAAGGTCTCGCTCAACAAGATCCGGGCGTTGACGGCCAAGCGCACGGTGGAATCGAAGCGCGAGGCGCCCCACTTCTATGTCACCGTGGAGGTCGACGTAGACCGCTTGATGGCCCTGCGGGAGTTCTTCAAGGCGGAGGAAAGCGGCGCCGTCTCGGTCAACGACTTTGTGGTCGCGGCCTGTGCCCGCGCCCTTCGCGATATGCCGGAGGTCAACGCGAGCTTCGGCGGCGACCACGTCCTTGAGCACGGCCATGTGAACATCGGGCTCGCGGTGGCGCTCGACGACGGGCTGACCCTGCCCGTCCTGCGCGATGCGGACCAAATGACGCTCCGAGAGATCGCGGTCGCGTCCAAGGACCTCTCCAAGCGTGCTCGCGAGAACAAGCTTTCGCTCGAGGAACTCAGCGGGGCGACCTTCAGCATCTCGAACATGGGCATGCTGAACGTCGACTCCTTCTCGGCCATCATCGTCGGCCCGAACGCGGCCATCCTCGCCATCTCGACTGCCCGCAAGAAGCCGGTCGTCGTGGACGAAGAGGACGATGAGATCGAGGTGCGCTGGCGCATGAACGTCACCTGCTCCTTCGACCACCGTGTGGTCGACGGCGCCGTCGGGGCGAAGTTCGTGAACACCGTGCGACGCTATCTGGAGAGTCCGACCCGCTTGCTACAGTAG
- a CDS encoding MoxR family ATPase encodes MTASEVARVAQTVVAEVEKAIIGKRETVETAVLTLLCEGHLLIEDVPGVGKTTLAKALSRAIGGEFRRIQFTPDLLPSDITGTSIFNQEARDFEFRPGPLFSNVVLVDEVNRATPKTQSALLEAMEERQISVDGVTHVLERPFFVLATQNNVEMTGTFPLPEAQLDRFFARVILGYPSRESEAEMIRAQQTAHPIDDVVAAVTTEEMIRAQAAVREVFVHDSVREYIVDVVRATRSSSLVYLGSSPRGSLYLMHAAQARAAMQGSDYVRPDDVKFCAPFVLGHRLMVRGEVRARGTTGEDIVLQHLDGVPVPIPA; translated from the coding sequence TTGACAGCTTCAGAAGTAGCCCGCGTAGCGCAGACAGTCGTCGCAGAGGTCGAGAAGGCCATCATCGGGAAGAGGGAAACGGTGGAAACGGCCGTGCTCACGCTCCTTTGCGAAGGGCACCTCCTCATCGAAGACGTTCCCGGGGTCGGCAAGACGACGCTCGCAAAAGCGCTCAGCCGGGCAATCGGCGGCGAGTTCCGGCGCATCCAGTTCACGCCGGACCTTCTGCCGAGCGACATCACGGGCACGAGCATTTTCAACCAGGAGGCGCGCGACTTCGAGTTTCGCCCTGGCCCGCTCTTTTCGAACGTCGTGCTTGTCGACGAGGTGAACCGCGCAACCCCGAAGACGCAGTCCGCGTTGCTGGAAGCGATGGAGGAGCGCCAGATCTCGGTCGACGGCGTCACCCACGTCCTTGAACGGCCCTTTTTTGTCTTGGCCACCCAGAACAACGTCGAGATGACGGGCACTTTCCCGTTGCCAGAGGCGCAGTTGGACCGCTTCTTCGCCCGCGTGATCCTTGGCTACCCGAGCCGCGAAAGCGAGGCGGAGATGATCCGGGCCCAACAGACAGCGCACCCGATCGACGACGTCGTGGCCGCCGTGACGACCGAGGAAATGATCCGGGCCCAGGCCGCCGTCCGCGAAGTTTTCGTCCACGACTCTGTGCGTGAATATATTGTGGACGTCGTCCGGGCGACGCGCTCTTCGTCCCTGGTCTACTTGGGAAGCTCGCCGCGCGGTTCGCTCTACTTGATGCACGCTGCCCAGGCGCGGGCCGCGATGCAGGGATCCGACTACGTCCGTCCCGACGACGTCAAGTTCTGTGCGCCGTTCGTGCTCGGTCACCGGCTCATGGTCCGCGGCGAGGTCCGCGCCCGGGGCACCACCGGCGAGGACATCGTGCTCCAGCACCTGGACGGCGTGCCCGTGCCCATTCCTGCATAG
- a CDS encoding DUF58 domain-containing protein — MNRFVAIALSIAGLFLVVMAVLVNSPPLFYMTTAVIALLLASRLQAYLAVRGLRFERSLPPAVRVGEEVVVDVTVWSERRLRRPLVTVIDGLPKRMRLQDVTLSLPIAPSFDQPVRSRYTFRPMRRGHYTWNRLTVRGSDALGIVTLDKTYTTDSVELKVYPVPLPVPIEIRPQAGWGLTDVEAGRVRGSGLEPQGVREYVSGDPMRHIHWKSTARTGQLMVKEFESGSGVTLAFLLQRSQGTDVGTQALSTFECMCGHALWLANEFLQKGATVSLPGLEDPTAGLQHADARMRAIREALTLVTPEATTTLAEQVASANLPSGATLVVFAAVRDVRLPDTLVARGDLRRVVLVYDLADYVPNRAVPSNLVNAADPAYLARLEAAGAEVHVLPPVAPWI, encoded by the coding sequence ATGAACCGTTTTGTCGCCATCGCTCTCAGCATCGCCGGACTCTTCCTGGTGGTGATGGCGGTGTTGGTGAACTCGCCGCCGCTCTTTTACATGACTACCGCAGTGATCGCGCTCCTCTTGGCCTCGCGGTTGCAGGCGTACCTTGCCGTGCGCGGCCTGCGGTTCGAACGGAGCCTGCCTCCGGCCGTGCGGGTCGGCGAAGAGGTCGTGGTCGATGTGACGGTCTGGAGCGAGCGACGCCTCCGCCGGCCCCTGGTGACGGTCATAGATGGGCTACCCAAGCGGATGCGCCTGCAGGACGTCACCCTCTCCTTGCCGATCGCCCCCTCCTTCGACCAGCCCGTCCGCTCGCGCTATACGTTCCGCCCCATGCGCCGTGGCCATTACACGTGGAACCGCCTGACGGTGCGGGGGAGCGACGCCCTCGGCATCGTGACTCTGGACAAGACTTACACGACCGATTCGGTCGAGCTCAAAGTCTATCCCGTCCCGCTCCCCGTCCCCATCGAGATCCGCCCGCAAGCGGGCTGGGGCCTCACCGATGTCGAGGCGGGGCGGGTGCGCGGCTCGGGCCTGGAGCCGCAGGGCGTGCGGGAATACGTCTCCGGTGATCCGATGCGCCACATCCACTGGAAATCAACCGCCAGAACAGGGCAGCTTATGGTCAAGGAGTTCGAATCAGGCTCCGGTGTCACCCTGGCGTTCCTGCTCCAACGCAGCCAGGGCACCGACGTCGGGACTCAAGCCCTCTCCACCTTCGAGTGCATGTGCGGCCATGCGCTCTGGCTCGCGAACGAGTTCCTCCAGAAGGGAGCGACCGTCAGCTTGCCCGGGCTCGAGGATCCGACCGCGGGGCTCCAGCACGCGGACGCCCGAATGCGCGCCATCCGGGAAGCCTTGACCTTGGTGACCCCCGAAGCGACCACAACGCTAGCTGAACAGGTCGCCAGCGCAAACCTGCCCAGCGGCGCCACGCTCGTCGTTTTTGCCGCCGTTCGAGACGTCCGGTTGCCGGACACCTTGGTGGCGAGGGGTGACCTCCGGCGTGTCGTCCTCGTCTATGACCTTGCCGACTATGTTCCGAACCGAGCGGTGCCCAGCAACCTCGTGAACGCCGCTGACCCTGCGTACCTCGCCCGGCTAGAGGCGGCCGGTGCCGAAGTCCACGTCCTGCCTCCCGTAGCCCCCTGGATATGA
- a CDS encoding transglutaminase domain-containing protein, which produces MTERTLRRGLLDHLLVLFGCGMAVYAVGMSLSKPVLASLLALSVMVSLTTGYVIGKVAEGKRWQEFDGILWTVLAFASAFLVWPLNYVLPEEGFPFNLIAGAWLSWMIILCGFVSWRDQTLLFLNLPCLALFGLVGTFDTYKPATLMFFAFLVSSALLYARIHQRGMLERAKMAGVGDPAILRRDSWRWVAGPEWGLASAAAVVIISLVGAPILQLSLQEVSGTVRVQLPNPPTSQNRQTQTMATSEQFVGRGPVNPSNDPVFQVDLRQIGYLRRVNYAIYNGRGWSRVNMDFAGHENFGENLPSKRNKFVTERGGVVAFPNGVPFEPLDDARLKEIRYRPAGNVPLDVVVGPGPIREVLGYPRENLTFTYSGQAELRPNLMENKPITATYWDSTVDPAERKATLPKSFERIRESYFSSASIDERIQSFANDAVRKANANTDYEKARAVQLAISAAARYNLNAAAAPPNQDPVAFFLFESKEGYCDLFASAMVLGARSVGLPARYAIGYIVNDPSRDKDGFMTVRRRDAHAWAEIYFEGAGWVVFDPTEGALPVPGGERGSAIELKRPWLNVDLLGQGFGQFALVGFGTAILGLILFRGRESLGIMPPRQSALARAHSSFVRTIERRTGSPRKFSQTTTEYVEQYGFALDETLREARRLAKTFEDALYSPNGDTVAPEVAKEVAAFRTAVSRLPKG; this is translated from the coding sequence ATGACCGAAAGAACTCTCCGCCGCGGTTTGCTCGACCACCTCCTCGTGCTCTTTGGGTGCGGGATGGCCGTCTACGCCGTCGGCATGAGCCTCTCCAAGCCCGTGCTTGCCTCATTGCTGGCGCTCTCCGTCATGGTGTCGCTCACGACCGGTTATGTGATCGGGAAGGTTGCGGAAGGGAAGCGGTGGCAAGAGTTCGACGGCATCCTGTGGACGGTCCTTGCGTTCGCCTCGGCCTTTCTCGTTTGGCCCCTGAACTACGTTCTGCCGGAAGAGGGGTTCCCCTTTAACCTGATCGCGGGGGCATGGCTCTCGTGGATGATCATCCTTTGCGGCTTTGTCTCCTGGCGCGACCAGACCCTCTTGTTCCTCAATTTGCCGTGTCTTGCCCTCTTCGGCCTGGTCGGCACGTTCGACACGTACAAGCCCGCGACGCTGATGTTCTTCGCGTTCCTTGTCAGTTCCGCCTTGCTCTATGCGCGGATCCACCAGCGCGGCATGCTGGAGCGCGCGAAAATGGCCGGGGTCGGGGACCCTGCCATCCTCCGCCGGGACTCCTGGCGTTGGGTCGCAGGGCCGGAATGGGGCCTCGCCTCGGCCGCTGCCGTCGTCATCATCAGCTTGGTGGGCGCCCCCATCTTGCAGCTCTCCCTGCAGGAAGTGAGCGGCACCGTCCGCGTCCAGCTACCAAACCCGCCCACCAGCCAGAACCGCCAGACGCAGACCATGGCGACCAGCGAGCAGTTCGTCGGCCGTGGCCCCGTGAACCCCTCAAACGACCCCGTCTTCCAGGTCGACCTGCGCCAGATCGGCTACCTCCGCCGCGTGAACTACGCGATCTACAACGGTCGCGGCTGGAGCCGGGTGAACATGGACTTCGCCGGACACGAGAACTTTGGCGAGAACCTGCCCTCTAAGCGGAACAAGTTCGTGACCGAGAGGGGCGGGGTCGTCGCCTTCCCGAACGGCGTGCCGTTCGAGCCGCTCGACGACGCTCGGCTGAAGGAGATCCGGTACCGGCCTGCCGGGAACGTCCCCTTGGACGTGGTGGTCGGGCCGGGGCCGATCCGGGAGGTCTTGGGCTATCCGCGCGAGAACTTGACGTTCACCTATTCGGGCCAGGCCGAGCTCCGTCCGAACCTGATGGAGAACAAGCCCATCACGGCGACCTATTGGGACTCGACGGTCGACCCCGCTGAGAGGAAGGCCACCCTGCCGAAGTCCTTCGAGCGGATTCGCGAGTCGTACTTTAGCTCGGCTTCGATCGATGAGCGCATCCAAAGCTTCGCGAACGATGCCGTGCGCAAAGCCAACGCGAACACGGACTACGAAAAGGCCCGCGCCGTCCAGCTGGCGATCTCGGCGGCCGCGCGGTACAACCTAAACGCGGCTGCCGCGCCCCCGAACCAGGATCCCGTCGCCTTCTTCCTCTTCGAGTCGAAGGAAGGCTATTGCGACCTCTTCGCTTCCGCTATGGTGCTCGGTGCGCGCTCGGTCGGTTTGCCCGCCCGCTACGCCATCGGCTACATCGTGAACGATCCCAGCCGGGACAAAGACGGCTTCATGACCGTTCGCCGCCGAGACGCCCACGCCTGGGCCGAGATCTATTTCGAAGGGGCCGGATGGGTGGTCTTCGACCCCACCGAAGGCGCCCTTCCCGTGCCTGGCGGCGAGCGCGGCTCCGCGATCGAGTTGAAGCGCCCCTGGCTCAACGTCGATCTTCTCGGGCAGGGTTTCGGCCAGTTCGCTTTGGTCGGGTTCGGCACCGCGATCCTCGGGTTGATCCTCTTCCGAGGGCGTGAGTCGCTCGGCATCATGCCCCCGCGCCAGAGCGCGCTGGCCCGCGCCCATAGCAGCTTCGTCCGCACGATCGAGCGCCGGACGGGCTCCCCAAGGAAGTTCAGTCAGACCACGACCGAATACGTGGAGCAGTACGGCTTTGCCCTGGACGAGACCCTGCGCGAAGCCCGCCGACTTGCCAAGACCTTTGAGGACGCCCTCTATTCCCCGAACGGCGACACGGTCGCGCCCGAGGTGGCCAAGGAAGTCGCCGCGTTCCGAACGGCCGTCTCGCGCTTGCCAAAGGGATAA
- a CDS encoding glutathione peroxidase translates to MLALALVAGTTIYDFKVPDIDGSEVSLSRYKGKVLLVVNVASRCGLTPQYEALEALYRDKKSQGFEILAFPANDFKGQEPGSNEQIKEFCSSTYNVTFPLFEKSVVLGEKKSALYKWLIASADRHDEIEWNFAKFVIDRRGNVVARFEPQTVPNDPKILGVIEHELAKD, encoded by the coding sequence TTGCTCGCGCTCGCCCTTGTCGCAGGTACAACGATCTACGACTTCAAAGTCCCCGATATTGACGGGAGCGAGGTCTCACTCTCCCGCTACAAAGGCAAGGTTCTTCTCGTGGTTAACGTGGCCAGTCGTTGTGGACTAACACCACAATACGAAGCGCTTGAGGCGCTTTATCGAGACAAGAAGTCTCAGGGTTTCGAAATCCTCGCATTTCCAGCCAACGACTTTAAGGGTCAGGAGCCAGGCTCCAACGAACAGATTAAGGAGTTTTGCTCCTCGACCTATAACGTGACCTTTCCTCTTTTCGAAAAGTCCGTTGTCCTGGGAGAAAAGAAGTCTGCACTCTATAAGTGGCTTATCGCCTCGGCAGACCGCCACGACGAGATCGAATGGAACTTCGCTAAGTTTGTCATCGACCGTCGTGGGAACGTCGTCGCAAGGTTTGAACCACAGACCGTTCCGAACGATCCCAAGATTTTGGGAGTTATCGAGCACGAACTTGCAAAGGACTGA
- the dnaB gene encoding replicative DNA helicase, which translates to MSASRFALAPALDEKVPPNSPEAEMSALGAMLLSERGAVEATQILREDDFYYPSHTEIYRAILQLQRSGKPVDLVTLRIELEQRGTLEEVGGVAYLLEIGEAVPSATNAEYYASIVQDLATLRRLETAGREIQSLVHDPELDAEEKVDTAEDMVFRVGERRVSKYFSSVKSLAKDFFTDVDHLFETQEPILGTQTGFTDLDNLTTGFYPGDLVIIAARPAMGKSSLALNMALNVARERKGNVAVFSLEMTGAQLVRRIVSTISRVSMATLKKANLTSENFHRLTDGCEELYDLPIMIDDSSECTPVEMRLKCRRLKADGGLALIVVDYLQLMRGSNRRIENRTQEISEIARGLKGMAKDLNVPVIALAQLNRGVENRPDKRPMLSDIRESGSIEAEADMVMFIYRDEYYRRKEAPPEAGWNPDAAEVAELIIGKHRNGPTGTVLLGFQPAYTRFTLLDDSSKSEYMRRLRSQNSDE; encoded by the coding sequence ATGTCCGCGAGTCGATTTGCCTTAGCCCCTGCCCTGGACGAAAAGGTCCCGCCGAACAGTCCAGAAGCCGAGATGTCGGCCCTTGGGGCGATGCTCTTGAGCGAGCGCGGCGCGGTCGAGGCCACGCAGATCCTGCGCGAGGACGACTTTTACTACCCCTCGCACACGGAGATCTACCGCGCGATCCTGCAACTTCAGCGGAGCGGCAAGCCGGTCGATCTCGTCACGCTCCGGATCGAGCTGGAGCAGCGCGGGACCCTAGAGGAAGTGGGCGGCGTGGCATACCTGTTGGAGATCGGCGAGGCCGTTCCCAGCGCGACAAACGCCGAGTACTACGCCTCGATCGTCCAAGACCTGGCGACCTTGCGACGCTTAGAAACGGCCGGCCGCGAGATCCAGTCCCTCGTCCACGACCCCGAACTGGACGCGGAAGAAAAGGTCGACACGGCCGAGGACATGGTCTTCCGAGTCGGCGAGCGGCGGGTCAGCAAGTATTTCTCAAGTGTAAAGTCCCTGGCCAAAGACTTTTTTACGGACGTCGACCACCTCTTTGAAACCCAAGAGCCGATTCTTGGGACACAGACAGGCTTCACCGACCTGGACAATTTAACGACGGGATTCTATCCGGGAGACCTGGTCATCATCGCCGCGCGCCCTGCCATGGGAAAGTCGTCTTTGGCGCTCAACATGGCGCTTAATGTCGCGCGCGAGCGCAAGGGCAACGTCGCCGTGTTCTCTCTTGAAATGACCGGCGCGCAGCTCGTACGCCGTATCGTTTCCACCATTTCTCGCGTCTCGATGGCCACGCTCAAAAAAGCGAACCTTACGTCCGAAAACTTCCATCGCCTGACCGATGGTTGCGAGGAGCTTTACGACCTTCCGATCATGATCGACGACTCGAGCGAGTGTACGCCGGTAGAGATGCGGCTTAAGTGCCGAAGGCTCAAGGCGGACGGTGGCTTGGCGCTTATCGTGGTGGACTATTTGCAGCTGATGCGCGGAAGCAACAGGCGCATCGAAAACCGCACACAAGAGATAAGCGAGATCGCCCGGGGGTTGAAAGGGATGGCTAAAGACCTCAATGTGCCGGTGATCGCGCTCGCGCAGCTGAACCGCGGCGTCGAGAACCGGCCGGACAAGCGCCCGATGCTGAGCGACATCCGCGAGTCAGGCTCGATCGAAGCCGAGGCGGACATGGTGATGTTCATCTATCGCGACGAATACTATCGGCGCAAGGAGGCCCCGCCAGAGGCGGGTTGGAACCCGGACGCGGCCGAAGTCGCCGAGTTGATCATCGGTAAACACCGGAACGGGCCGACCGGGACCGTGTTGCTCGGATTCCAGCCGGCCTATACAAGGTTTACGCTCTTGGACGACTCTTCGAAGTCGGAGTACATGCGGCGTTTACGCAGCCAAAACTCCGACGAGTAG
- a CDS encoding neutral zinc metallopeptidase, with the protein MRWKGREQSENVEDRRGMPAGRAAGLGGFGIVVALVVFLLTGDPSALFGAAAGGAPGAAVPAAPPSAHEQELREFVGVTLRDTEVVWDKLFQSMGRRYESPKLVLFSGRVDSACGMASAAAGPFYCAPDQDVYLDLSFYETMRDQFGAGGDFAMAYVVAHEVGHHVQNLLGTMDKVNQRRSRMNERDANALSVRLELQADYYAGVWAHHARSMAELDRTDIQEAITAANAIGDDTLQKQAQGYVVPDAFTHGTSEQRVRWFMKGFESGDPRGGDTFSVRNL; encoded by the coding sequence ATGCGTTGGAAGGGTCGTGAGCAAAGCGAGAACGTAGAGGACCGTCGCGGGATGCCGGCGGGCAGAGCCGCGGGGCTTGGCGGCTTCGGCATCGTGGTCGCCCTCGTCGTGTTCCTTCTCACGGGCGACCCCTCCGCGCTCTTCGGCGCGGCAGCCGGGGGCGCGCCCGGCGCCGCTGTGCCTGCGGCCCCGCCCAGCGCGCACGAGCAGGAGCTCCGCGAGTTCGTCGGCGTCACCCTGCGCGACACCGAAGTCGTCTGGGACAAGCTTTTCCAAAGCATGGGGCGGCGCTATGAGAGCCCCAAGCTTGTGCTTTTCTCCGGTCGCGTCGATTCTGCATGCGGCATGGCTTCCGCCGCGGCAGGTCCGTTCTATTGCGCGCCGGATCAAGACGTGTACCTCGACCTCTCGTTCTATGAGACCATGCGCGACCAGTTCGGCGCGGGCGGCGATTTCGCGATGGCGTATGTCGTGGCCCATGAGGTCGGCCACCACGTTCAGAACCTTCTCGGCACAATGGACAAGGTGAACCAGCGCCGTAGCAGGATGAACGAGCGCGACGCGAACGCGCTTTCGGTCCGGCTCGAACTGCAGGCCGACTACTACGCGGGGGTTTGGGCGCACCACGCCCGCTCTATGGCGGAGCTGGACCGCACGGACATCCAGGAGGCGATCACAGCCGCTAACGCCATTGGAGACGATACGCTCCAGAAGCAGGCCCAGGGCTACGTAGTGCCGGACGCCTTCACCCACGGAACCAGCGAACAAAGAGTCCGCTGGTTCATGAAAGGGTTCGAGAGCGGCGACCCGCGTGGGGGCGACACGTTCTCGGTTCGCAACCTGTAA
- a CDS encoding Rdx family protein — MAAKLVEDFRGIVGKGHPISELVLVPSGGGVFDVVIDGELVFSKRQVGRFPEASEISDQVRKRSGPGSL, encoded by the coding sequence TTGGCGGCTAAACTTGTAGAGGATTTCCGCGGCATAGTCGGTAAGGGGCATCCGATCAGTGAGCTTGTCCTCGTTCCCTCCGGCGGGGGAGTCTTTGACGTTGTCATAGATGGGGAGCTTGTCTTCTCGAAAAGACAGGTGGGGCGCTTTCCGGAAGCGTCTGAAATCTCAGATCAAGTCCGGAAGCGTTCGGGCCCCGGGAGCCTATAA
- the msrA gene encoding peptide-methionine (S)-S-oxide reductase MsrA has translation MNPIKAVVALAAVVLGGGLFYAADPARANQAENDMQETKAKAALPPDPDGSAAIVVGGGCFWCVEAVFEELKGVYSASSGYSGGESENPTYRDVCTGTTGHAEVVRIVFDPKEISADDLLRIFFTTHDPTTLNRQGGDVGTQYRSVIFYSTEEEKERAQRVINEVGDEKIWDDPIVTTLEPLRAFYPAEDYHQDYYDKFENGSPAEVAGMNVGYCRAVIEPKVRKFRQKYAEKLRKNG, from the coding sequence GTGAACCCGATAAAAGCCGTCGTCGCTTTGGCCGCCGTCGTTCTGGGAGGCGGGCTCTTCTACGCCGCGGACCCGGCTCGGGCCAACCAAGCTGAAAACGATATGCAAGAAACAAAGGCGAAAGCCGCTCTTCCGCCCGACCCTGACGGTTCCGCCGCGATCGTCGTCGGGGGCGGGTGCTTCTGGTGCGTCGAGGCTGTCTTCGAGGAACTGAAAGGGGTTTACAGCGCCTCTTCCGGCTATTCGGGGGGCGAATCGGAGAACCCGACCTACCGTGACGTCTGCACAGGCACGACCGGCCACGCCGAGGTGGTCCGCATCGTCTTCGACCCGAAAGAGATCTCCGCGGACGACCTGCTCCGCATCTTCTTCACCACCCACGACCCGACGACCCTGAACCGCCAGGGCGGCGACGTCGGCACGCAATACCGTTCGGTCATCTTTTATTCGACCGAAGAGGAAAAGGAGCGGGCACAGCGGGTGATCAATGAGGTTGGGGACGAGAAGATCTGGGACGACCCGATCGTCACCACCTTAGAGCCCCTGAGGGCGTTTTATCCTGCTGAAGACTACCACCAGGACTACTACGATAAGTTCGAGAACGGCTCTCCGGCGGAGGTCGCGGGGATGAACGTCGGCTATTGCCGCGCCGTCATCGAGCCCAAAGTGCGGAAGTTCCGACAGAAGTACGCGGAGAAACTCCGCAAGAACGGTTAA
- the crcB gene encoding fluoride efflux transporter CrcB gives MPTFAQGLAVFVFGGIGSLLRWLLALGMRAAWPGSTLPFPTLIANIVGCALIGVAMALASRGVLGSLPRIGLVAGLLGGFTTFSAFAFETVELVREGNLPVAIGYVAASVVLGLAAAAAGYAVAPGP, from the coding sequence ATGCCAACCTTCGCCCAGGGCCTCGCCGTGTTCGTCTTCGGGGGGATCGGCTCGTTGCTCCGCTGGCTCCTGGCGCTCGGGATGCGCGCGGCCTGGCCTGGTTCCACCCTGCCCTTCCCCACTCTGATCGCGAACATCGTGGGTTGCGCCCTGATCGGGGTCGCCATGGCGCTGGCTTCTCGCGGCGTGCTCGGTTCCCTACCCCGGATCGGGCTGGTCGCCGGGCTCCTCGGTGGGTTCACCACCTTCTCCGCTTTCGCATTTGAGACGGTGGAACTGGTGCGGGAGGGCAACTTGCCCGTTGCGATCGGATACGTGGCCGCATCGGTCGTGCTCGGCCTCGCGGCGGCCGCAGCGGGTTATGCGGTCGCCCCCGGTCCTTAG
- a CDS encoding DinB family protein: MNDFEATWTLVRGRFDQVFEGLTQEQLNWRLQPGVLTLGEMALHVAGVEASFITQLQRQEPEGLLARLKSAATDGVVNDGSFPFAVDEITPALVKESLELARSLVAPVAKNPTEEIRARQIKSALGPIVDGTGALARLAYHPGYHQGQAHIVKSSPGFPKG; the protein is encoded by the coding sequence GTGAACGACTTTGAGGCCACGTGGACCCTAGTGCGCGGCCGCTTCGACCAAGTGTTCGAAGGCCTTACGCAAGAGCAGTTGAACTGGCGGCTCCAGCCCGGCGTGCTCACCTTGGGCGAGATGGCGCTTCACGTCGCCGGGGTGGAGGCTTCCTTCATCACCCAGCTGCAGCGGCAAGAGCCAGAAGGGCTGCTCGCCCGCCTGAAGTCCGCCGCGACAGACGGCGTGGTGAACGACGGCTCGTTCCCGTTCGCGGTTGACGAGATCACGCCGGCCCTGGTGAAAGAGAGCCTGGAGCTCGCGCGGTCGCTGGTCGCCCCAGTCGCCAAGAACCCCACCGAAGAGATCCGCGCCCGCCAGATCAAGAGCGCGCTCGGTCCAATTGTCGATGGCACGGGGGCCCTGGCGCGGCTCGCCTACCATCCCGGGTACCACCAAGGACAGGCGCATATCGTGAAGTCGTCGCCGGGCTTTCCGAAGGGCTGA